A stretch of DNA from Variovorax paradoxus:
GTGCCCGAGTCGGGCGCCAAGATGTGGGTCGTGACCGACAACGACCCGGCGCTGGCCGCCAGGCTCGCCGAAGAACTGGGCCGCGCCTTCTGGGACCTGCGCCACGAAACCGGCGTGCCCTCGCTCTCGATCGAGGAGACGCTCGCCCGCGCCATGGCCGTGCCCGACGGCCCCGTGGTCATTGCCGACACCGCCGACAACGCCGGCGGCGGTGCCACCAGCGACAGCACCTTCATGCTGCGCGCCGTGCTCGATCGCGGCATCGGCGACGTCGCCTTCGGCGGCGTGTGGGACCTGGGCGCGGTGCAGCTGTGCCGCGACGCCGGCGAGGGCGCGAGCTTCGAGCTGCGCCTGGGCGGCAAGTGCGGACCGGCCTCGGGCGACCCGATCGACCTGCACGTGACCGTCAAGCGCGTGGTGGAAGCGCACTCGCAGGGCGGCCTCTCGGGCGTGCGAACGCCCATGGGCCCATGCGTGTGGGTGCAGGCAGCCGACGGCGTGGACATCGTGCTCATCAGCAAGCGCAACCAGGTCATCGGCGCCGACCTGTTCACGGGCCTGGGCATCGACCTGACCGCCAAGAAGCTGGTCATCGTGAAGTCGGCGCAGCACTTCCATGCGGAGTTCGGCCCGCTCGCCAAGTCGGTGCTGTATGTGTCGACGCCGGCCTCGTTGAGCACCGACTTCGCCAACCTGCCGTACCGCGTGCGCGACCTCGACTACTGGCCGCGCGTGGAACAGCCCGGCCGCCCGTACCACATGGCCGCGCCCGGCGAGCTCTACACCATCGACGGCCTGCGCATGCATCTGCAGCGCAGCGGGCCCGTGCCGGCCAGCGTCGCGCAGCCCACGCTCGTGATCGAAGCCGGCGGCGGCTGCGCCTCGCCGACCTACGCGCGGCTGCAGCAGGCGCTCGCGGCGAAGCACCCGGTCGTCAGCTACGACCGCGCCGGCATGGGCTGGAGCGAGGCCGACGACGCGCCCTTCGACGGCGAGCGCAACGCGCACCGCCTGCATGCGCTGCTCGAAGCCGCCGGCGTGACGGGCCCGATCGTGCTCGTCGGCCATTCGCTCGGCGGCCTGCTGAACCGGGTCTACGCGGGCCTGTATCCGCAGCAGGTGGCCGGTGTGGTGATGCTTGACGCCAGCCATCCCAACCAGTTCACGATGTACGACGCGCCGCCCGAAGCGCAGTTCGCCGCCGAGCGCGAGAAGCGCGCGAACTTCCAGGCCGGCGGCCCGCCGCCGCCGGAGCAGGCGCCCATTGAGGCCCTGTTCGCCGACATGCCGCAGGTGCTGCGCCAGATGAAGGCGACCTACACGCCCGAAGCGCTCGACGCCATGCTGGCCGAAGTGCGCGGCCTGCCGCACGTCGCGCGTCAGGCCGCTGCCTCGCCCGACTTCGGTGCGCGTCCGCTCGCCGTGCTGTGGGCGAAGCAGCAG
This window harbors:
- a CDS encoding alpha/beta fold hydrolase, encoding MKFFTTLFATETNTFVSAPTGLGSYEEYGIFRGDASTRDAAGYGMYAVEVRKQLAAEGHETVESLLAFAQPLGRTVRSVYERLRDEILDDLRKAGPVDGVILVLHGAMVADGYDDCEGDVISRVRDIVGPNVPIGVSLDLHCHLTQKMLDAADTIICYKEYPHTDAFDRLRELIRIVVDTAQGRVRPVTAVHDCRMVGKWHTTREPMAGFVRRMQAAEQLPGVLSVSLGHGFPWADVPESGAKMWVVTDNDPALAARLAEELGRAFWDLRHETGVPSLSIEETLARAMAVPDGPVVIADTADNAGGGATSDSTFMLRAVLDRGIGDVAFGGVWDLGAVQLCRDAGEGASFELRLGGKCGPASGDPIDLHVTVKRVVEAHSQGGLSGVRTPMGPCVWVQAADGVDIVLISKRNQVIGADLFTGLGIDLTAKKLVIVKSAQHFHAEFGPLAKSVLYVSTPASLSTDFANLPYRVRDLDYWPRVEQPGRPYHMAAPGELYTIDGLRMHLQRSGPVPASVAQPTLVIEAGGGCASPTYARLQQALAAKHPVVSYDRAGMGWSEADDAPFDGERNAHRLHALLEAAGVTGPIVLVGHSLGGLLNRVYAGLYPQQVAGVVMLDASHPNQFTMYDAPPEAQFAAEREKRANFQAGGPPPPEQAPIEALFADMPQVLRQMKATYTPEALDAMLAEVRGLPHVARQAAASPDFGARPLAVLWAKQQPLPADADPAIAAVQARWPAFQEAHAALSTQRRLACIEGAAHMTLVLLPPLVQRVAEEIDGVMAQVASGTGR